A section of the Candidatus Neomarinimicrobiota bacterium genome encodes:
- a CDS encoding nucleotidyltransferase, producing the protein MDRNLMIMAAGVSSRMKKSAEAEGGSELAKKALAKPKMMLELGEDSRPFLDYHLFNARDAGYRDVLLIVNDKDDSVRNYYTAHAGDPDFEGLSFSFAVQTIPEGRTKPLGTADAVLSGLEAQPDWEGQKFTVCNSDNLYSVYALSLLLKDEHLSALIDYDRNSLGVEPERVNAFAVIWKSDDGYLTDIVEKPGQEEVLKATDKNGRVGVSMNIFRLDTDVMLPLLRETPLHSERNEKELTETVRMLVKEKSDGMFTVPLSEPVPDLTSLKDISMVQSFIFPNR; encoded by the coding sequence ATGGATAGGAATCTGATGATCATGGCAGCGGGTGTCTCTTCCCGGATGAAGAAATCAGCGGAGGCGGAAGGGGGCTCTGAGTTGGCGAAAAAGGCCCTGGCCAAGCCGAAAATGATGCTGGAATTGGGGGAGGACTCCCGGCCGTTCCTGGACTACCATCTCTTCAACGCACGGGACGCCGGCTACCGGGATGTGTTACTCATTGTAAATGACAAAGATGATTCTGTACGCAACTATTACACCGCTCACGCCGGGGATCCCGATTTTGAGGGCCTTTCATTTTCCTTTGCGGTGCAGACAATCCCAGAGGGGCGGACCAAACCGTTAGGGACTGCCGATGCTGTACTGTCTGGACTGGAAGCCCAGCCGGACTGGGAAGGGCAGAAGTTCACTGTTTGTAACAGTGATAACCTCTATTCCGTTTATGCCCTAAGCCTGCTGCTAAAAGATGAGCACCTTTCCGCCCTCATTGACTACGACAGGAACTCCCTGGGTGTTGAACCTGAACGGGTGAACGCCTTCGCCGTCATCTGGAAAAGTGACGATGGTTACCTAACGGATATTGTGGAGAAGCCCGGTCAGGAGGAGGTGCTGAAGGCCACCGATAAAAACGGAAGGGTAGGCGTCAGCATGAACATTTTCAGATTGGACACCGATGTCATGCTGCCTCTGCTGAGAGAGACACCGCTCCACTCTGAAAGGAATGAAAAGGAACTGACGGAAACGGTCCGCATGCTTGTTAAAGAGAAATCGGATGGCATGTTTACAGTGCCGCTGTCGGAGCCTGTTCCTGACCTTACCAGTTTGAAAGATATTTCAATGGTTCAGTCGTTCATTTTTCCAAACCGCTGA
- a CDS encoding serine hydrolase, whose translation MAVGCYKAPTEQHEISVAYLNLGSGSTFFHNGKTVFHAASTMKTPVMFQLYYMHDEGELSLEDSLVVRNEFKSIVDGTPFSIPLDEDEDKTLIENVGNNMTIRDLIEAMITTSSNLATNILIELADPEAVMSTLKEVGAEGVSVIRGVEDLKAFDQGLSNRTDAYGMMMAMKAVYESELVSAKSREEMIGILKRQEFNEMIPAGLPLGTAVAHKTGWITGITHDAAIVMPRNDSPFVLVILTRGWAEHDSAVDAGVKISKSVYRYHRGEIVADGLREVIARLEL comes from the coding sequence ATGGCGGTGGGATGTTACAAGGCGCCCACTGAACAGCATGAGATCAGTGTGGCTTATCTGAACCTCGGTTCAGGCTCCACATTCTTCCACAATGGGAAAACAGTTTTCCACGCTGCCAGCACCATGAAAACGCCTGTAATGTTTCAGCTCTACTACATGCATGATGAGGGTGAGCTCAGTTTGGAAGATTCCCTCGTGGTCCGAAACGAGTTTAAGAGTATCGTGGATGGTACTCCTTTCTCCATCCCCCTGGATGAGGATGAAGACAAGACACTGATTGAGAATGTGGGTAATAATATGACTATCCGTGATCTTATTGAGGCCATGATCACCACCAGCAGCAACCTGGCCACCAATATTCTCATCGAGCTGGCGGATCCGGAAGCTGTCATGTCAACCCTGAAAGAGGTGGGTGCCGAGGGCGTCTCGGTCATAAGGGGTGTGGAGGACCTGAAAGCGTTTGATCAAGGTTTGAGCAACCGGACCGATGCTTACGGCATGATGATGGCCATGAAAGCAGTCTATGAATCTGAACTCGTTAGCGCCAAATCCCGAGAGGAAATGATCGGAATTCTCAAGCGCCAAGAATTCAATGAAATGATCCCCGCCGGTTTGCCACTCGGAACCGCCGTGGCCCACAAGACAGGGTGGATCACTGGCATTACCCATGACGCCGCCATTGTTATGCCGAGGAACGACTCTCCTTTTGTTCTTGTGATTCTGACACGGGGCTGGGCCGAGCACGACTCTGCTGTTGACGCGGGTGTAAAGATTAGTAAATCTGTTTACAGATATCACCGTGGAGAGATTGTGGCCGACGGATTAAGGGAAGTGATCGCCCGTTTGGAACTGTAA